From the genome of Hymenobacter sp. PAMC 26628, one region includes:
- a CDS encoding thymidine kinase: MFIETRVGPRFTAPHRGWVEVVCGSMFSGKTEELIRRLTRARIARQRVEIFKPALDTRYHAQDVVSHNANSIRSTPVALPDEILLLAAGSDVVGIDEAQFFDASLVDVCKQLADQGTRVIVAGLDMDFLGRPFGPIPALLATAEFVTKVHAVCVCCGELAAYSFRIAASEKQVLLGETDSYEARCRPCFLSGMQERPGAPAAAARPH, translated from the coding sequence GTGTTTATTGAAACCAGAGTTGGCCCCCGGTTCACCGCCCCGCACCGGGGTTGGGTGGAGGTAGTGTGCGGGTCCATGTTCTCGGGCAAAACCGAGGAGCTGATTCGCCGGCTTACCCGCGCCCGGATTGCCCGGCAGCGGGTTGAAATCTTCAAGCCGGCGCTCGATACCCGTTACCACGCCCAGGACGTGGTGAGCCACAACGCCAACAGCATCCGCTCGACGCCGGTGGCGCTGCCCGACGAAATTTTGCTGTTGGCAGCGGGCTCTGACGTGGTGGGCATCGACGAGGCGCAGTTTTTCGACGCCTCGCTGGTGGACGTGTGCAAGCAGCTGGCCGACCAGGGCACTCGCGTCATCGTGGCGGGGCTGGACATGGATTTTCTTGGCCGGCCCTTCGGGCCCATACCGGCGCTGCTGGCCACGGCCGAATTTGTGACCAAGGTGCACGCCGTGTGCGTGTGCTGCGGCGAGCTGGCCGCTTACTCGTTCCGCATTGCTGCCAGCGAAAAACAAGTGCTGCTGGGCGAAACCGATTCGTACGAAGCCCGTTGCCGCCCGTGCTTTTTATCGGGGATGCAGGAGCGGCCTGGGGCCCCGGCGGCGGCCGCGCGCCCGCACTAA
- the rodA gene encoding rod shape-determining protein RodA, with product MLSSPARYSRSIDWVTVSIYTSLVGLGWVCIYAASYSADAPVNPLANLNFDQLMAFNWFKQLLWIGTAVVLVVVLLVVDYKAFDTLAYGLYGGMILLLILTMLVARPIAGSRSWLELGPVRLQPAEFAKFTTALAASRFMAGINLRYQNWRDQLVLAGITLLPPLLIVASNESGQALVFAALLLAYFREGMSPLILLLLAAAGTILLLALLVPKLWLVGAFTLLLAAILLLNRRVLRHHLVLAVSVWALVIGMVVGVDFFYNEVLQPHQRQRIEVLLNPSADPLGKGWNVTQSKIALGSGGLLGKGFLQGTQTKFDFVPEQSTDFIFCTVGEEFGWAGSLTVISLYLALLWRILYVAERQKSVFGRTYGYCVASILFFHITINMGMTMGLAPVVGIPLPFFSYGGSSLWSFTILLFSLLAIDAYRKQDLVR from the coding sequence ATGCTTTCGTCACCTGCACGGTATAGCCGCAGTATTGATTGGGTAACTGTCTCTATTTATACAAGCTTAGTTGGATTGGGTTGGGTGTGCATCTATGCAGCTAGTTATTCAGCCGACGCTCCGGTCAACCCGCTGGCTAATCTGAACTTTGATCAATTGATGGCATTCAATTGGTTTAAGCAACTGTTGTGGATAGGGACAGCAGTTGTGCTGGTAGTGGTTTTGTTGGTTGTGGACTATAAGGCGTTTGATACACTTGCGTATGGTCTGTACGGAGGGATGATTTTGCTCCTCATCCTCACGATGTTGGTGGCGCGGCCCATTGCTGGTTCACGCTCGTGGCTTGAATTAGGCCCTGTACGATTGCAGCCGGCGGAATTTGCCAAGTTTACAACGGCGCTGGCGGCTTCTCGGTTTATGGCTGGGATTAATTTGCGATATCAAAACTGGCGTGACCAGTTGGTACTTGCCGGTATCACGCTGTTGCCACCTTTGCTGATCGTTGCATCTAATGAATCGGGGCAAGCGCTAGTATTTGCTGCGTTGCTGCTGGCCTACTTCCGGGAAGGTATGTCGCCACTGATACTCTTGTTACTGGCAGCTGCCGGTACAATTCTGCTGTTGGCTTTGTTGGTGCCAAAGCTGTGGTTGGTAGGAGCTTTTACGCTACTGTTGGCAGCAATATTATTGCTCAACCGACGCGTATTACGTCATCATTTGGTGCTAGCAGTTAGTGTATGGGCTTTGGTTATTGGGATGGTGGTGGGTGTTGATTTTTTTTATAACGAGGTCCTACAGCCACACCAACGCCAACGTATCGAGGTGCTTCTCAACCCGTCAGCTGATCCGTTAGGTAAGGGATGGAACGTGACGCAGAGCAAAATCGCCCTAGGGTCAGGGGGGCTATTGGGCAAGGGATTTTTACAAGGGACCCAAACCAAATTCGACTTCGTGCCGGAGCAGAGTACCGACTTTATTTTCTGCACTGTTGGGGAGGAGTTTGGGTGGGCTGGTAGTTTAACAGTTATTAGCCTGTATTTAGCGCTTCTGTGGCGGATTCTGTACGTAGCGGAACGCCAAAAATCAGTGTTTGGGCGCACTTATGGCTACTGCGTGGCCAGCATTCTGTTCTTTCACATCACGATAAACATGGGTATGACGATGGGCCTAGCTCCTGTGGTGGGGATACCGTTGCCTTTTTTCAGCTATGGCGGGTCTTCGCTATGGTCGTTTACTATTTTACTATTTAGCTTGTTGGCAATTGATGCTTACCGAAAGCAAGACTTGGTCCGCTAA
- the recO gene encoding DNA repair protein RecO, producing MLVKTRGIVLSFLKYRETSIIARVYTEQLGLQSYVVNGVRKSKPPGRIALFQPLTLLELVAYTSARGGLTRLAEFRCAEPFQTLPYDVAKSSVVLFLSEVLGRALHEEEADAPLFAFLHDHLLAFDRAAAGSENFALRFLLELATYLGFGTDSGAELTDQVAMAGHAPTCRTGPTGPAVLHLREFAGYFDDLLHGQGPSTIPNGRVRRELLNVLLRYYQLHVEQLGEIKSLDILSQVLAE from the coding sequence ATGCTGGTCAAAACCCGCGGCATCGTCCTCAGCTTCCTCAAATACCGCGAAACCAGCATCATCGCCCGCGTCTACACCGAGCAGTTGGGCTTGCAGAGCTACGTGGTGAACGGCGTGCGCAAGTCCAAGCCGCCGGGGCGCATCGCCCTGTTCCAGCCCCTCACGCTACTCGAATTAGTTGCTTACACGTCGGCCCGTGGGGGCCTCACGCGGCTGGCCGAGTTCCGCTGCGCCGAGCCCTTCCAAACCCTGCCCTACGACGTGGCCAAGAGCAGTGTGGTGCTGTTCCTATCCGAAGTGCTGGGCCGGGCCCTGCACGAGGAAGAAGCCGACGCGCCGCTGTTCGCGTTCCTGCACGACCACCTCCTGGCCTTCGACCGGGCCGCGGCGGGCAGCGAAAATTTTGCCCTGCGCTTCCTGCTGGAGCTGGCCACGTACCTGGGCTTCGGCACCGACTCGGGGGCTGAACTGACCGACCAGGTGGCCATGGCCGGGCACGCGCCCACCTGCCGCACGGGCCCCACGGGGCCCGCCGTGCTGCACTTGCGCGAGTTCGCGGGCTACTTCGACGATCTGCTGCACGGCCAGGGCCCCAGCACCATCCCCAACGGCCGCGTGCGCCGCGAGCTGCTGAACGTGCTGCTGCGCTACTACCAGCTGCACGTCGAGCAGTTGGGCGAGATTAAATCGCTCGACATTCTCTCGCAGGTGCTGGCCGAATAA
- a CDS encoding DHH family phosphoesterase → MTTPLAELQALLTQPRQVFITTHHKPDADALGSSLAWAAYLKQHGHHVTVVTPSDYPAFLNWMGGNDEVVVYDKRQNDHQVRDLVQRAEVIFCLDFSCLARINEIGEYVRNAPGTKVLIDHHQQPEAFADISFSNPGAAATAELIFEIIRDLGDQAQVTKAMGEALYAGIMTDTGSFRHPSTSRNVHLIIAELLSAGIDLSAVHRRIYDSHSEIRLRFLGFVLKEKLVVNREFNTAYIAITRDELRAYDSKTGDTEGLVNYALSIEGIVFAAIFIDRGSAVKISFRSVGDFSVSDFSRQHFEGGGHHNAAGGISYLPLAPTVERFLGLLPQYKEQLVSEPVAAAPPVA, encoded by the coding sequence ATGACCACCCCCCTTGCCGAACTACAGGCGCTGCTCACGCAGCCCCGCCAAGTTTTCATCACCACCCACCACAAACCTGATGCCGACGCCCTCGGCTCGTCGCTGGCGTGGGCGGCTTACCTCAAGCAGCACGGCCACCACGTTACCGTGGTTACGCCCTCCGACTACCCGGCCTTCCTGAACTGGATGGGCGGCAACGACGAGGTAGTGGTGTACGACAAGCGCCAGAACGACCACCAGGTGCGCGACCTGGTGCAGCGCGCCGAAGTCATCTTCTGCCTCGATTTCAGCTGCCTGGCCCGCATCAACGAGATTGGGGAATACGTGCGCAACGCCCCCGGCACGAAGGTGCTCATTGACCACCACCAGCAGCCCGAGGCGTTTGCCGACATCAGCTTTTCTAACCCCGGCGCGGCGGCCACGGCCGAGCTGATCTTTGAAATTATCCGCGACCTGGGCGACCAGGCCCAGGTGACCAAGGCCATGGGCGAGGCCCTGTACGCGGGCATCATGACCGACACAGGCTCCTTCCGCCACCCCAGCACTTCGCGCAACGTGCACCTCATCATCGCCGAGCTGCTGAGCGCGGGCATCGACCTCTCGGCCGTGCACCGCCGCATCTACGATTCGCATTCCGAAATCCGGCTGCGCTTCCTGGGCTTTGTGCTCAAGGAAAAGCTGGTCGTCAACCGCGAGTTCAACACCGCTTACATTGCCATCACCCGCGACGAGCTGCGCGCTTACGACAGCAAAACCGGCGACACCGAGGGTTTGGTGAACTACGCGCTTAGCATCGAGGGCATTGTATTCGCCGCCATTTTCATCGACCGCGGCTCGGCCGTAAAGATTTCCTTCCGCTCGGTGGGCGACTTCTCGGTAAGCGATTTTTCACGCCAGCACTTCGAGGGCGGCGGCCACCACAATGCGGCCGGCGGCATCAGCTACCTGCCTTTGGCGCCCACCGTCGAGCGCTTTTTGGGCCTGCTGCCCCAGTACAAGGAGCAGCTGGTGAGCGAGCCCGTAGCCGCCGCGCCGCCCGTGGCCTAG
- a CDS encoding FKBP-type peptidyl-prolyl cis-trans isomerase, giving the protein MLRFRAQVGLLGLLVLCASPALWSCSKADVVDVNAVDDATIQGYLKRHNYTASDYQRTASGLYLVTLATGTGPQVAPGKKLSVKYTGKFVSAATENTVFDTSDNAPTKSFDYTVGAVSLIQGWSEGVALMRQGDRKLLLIPSYLAYGPTGAGSAIPPNTPILFDMQIVTVSP; this is encoded by the coding sequence TTGCTTCGTTTCCGGGCCCAAGTTGGGCTGCTGGGCCTACTGGTGCTGTGCGCTTCGCCAGCCCTGTGGAGCTGTAGCAAAGCTGACGTGGTTGACGTCAACGCCGTTGACGACGCTACCATTCAGGGCTACTTGAAGCGGCATAACTATACCGCCTCCGACTACCAGCGGACTGCTTCTGGCCTATACTTGGTGACGCTTGCCACAGGCACGGGCCCGCAAGTGGCTCCGGGAAAGAAGCTGAGCGTGAAGTACACCGGCAAGTTTGTAAGCGCCGCCACAGAAAACACCGTGTTCGACACGTCAGATAATGCACCGACCAAAAGCTTTGATTATACCGTGGGGGCTGTCAGCCTGATCCAGGGATGGTCGGAAGGGGTAGCTCTCATGCGCCAGGGCGACCGCAAGTTGTTGCTTATTCCCTCTTACCTAGCTTACGGACCGACGGGAGCTGGCTCAGCCATTCCGCCCAATACCCCCATTTTGTTTGACATGCAAATTGTGACCGTTTCGCCCTAG
- a CDS encoding FKBP-type peptidyl-prolyl cis-trans isomerase codes for MRFWMILTAALLASHWAAAQAPAAAGPSRTASGIEYQLFRRGPDGRFAPRALTVPTDAPYASRAGQFLTVFLEFRTGRDSVLMSSRRLQPKPQPFPLLPTPPRGTLEEAVALLLPGDSAVFRLPADTLFAKTFQGQPVPPFIKQAGNVLVISARAFDLVSREELTAREQKLRAEQAKAAAAGSAKQTLKDNAQIQAYLKKNKLVARKTAGGTYYVLTRTGKGALPKKGQVVSVLYKGSLLATGKVFDASAQHGNVPIDFPLGQGQVIPGWDQAIAALPKGSKAILLIPSPLGYGTRGAGADIPPNAVLRFDVELVGVK; via the coding sequence ATGCGTTTTTGGATGATTTTGACGGCCGCGCTGCTGGCCAGCCATTGGGCTGCAGCTCAGGCGCCGGCCGCGGCGGGCCCCAGCCGCACCGCCAGCGGCATCGAATACCAGTTGTTTCGCCGGGGCCCCGACGGGCGCTTTGCCCCCCGGGCCCTAACCGTGCCGACGGACGCGCCCTACGCCAGCCGGGCCGGCCAGTTCCTTACCGTATTCCTGGAGTTCCGTACCGGCCGCGATTCGGTGCTGATGAGCAGCCGCCGCCTGCAACCCAAGCCGCAGCCGTTCCCGCTGCTGCCCACGCCGCCTCGCGGCACCCTAGAGGAAGCCGTGGCCCTGCTGCTGCCCGGCGACAGCGCCGTTTTCCGCCTGCCGGCCGATACGCTGTTCGCCAAAACCTTCCAAGGCCAGCCGGTGCCGCCGTTCATCAAGCAGGCCGGCAACGTGCTAGTGATATCGGCCCGGGCTTTTGACCTGGTGAGCCGCGAGGAACTGACCGCCCGCGAGCAAAAGCTGCGTGCCGAGCAGGCCAAGGCCGCCGCCGCAGGTTCGGCCAAGCAGACGCTGAAGGACAATGCCCAAATCCAAGCCTACCTCAAGAAGAACAAGCTGGTGGCCCGCAAAACGGCCGGCGGCACTTATTACGTCCTCACCCGCACCGGCAAAGGGGCCCTGCCCAAAAAAGGCCAAGTCGTGAGCGTGCTCTACAAGGGCAGCTTGCTGGCCACGGGCAAGGTATTCGACGCCTCGGCCCAGCACGGCAACGTGCCCATTGACTTCCCGCTGGGCCAGGGCCAGGTTATCCCGGGCTGGGACCAGGCCATTGCGGCGCTGCCCAAAGGCAGCAAGGCCATCCTGCTCATCCCATCGCCACTAGGCTACGGCACCCGCGGCGCCGGGGCCGACATCCCACCCAACGCCGTGCTGCGCTTCGACGTGGAGCTGGTGGGCGTGAAGTAG
- a CDS encoding 2Fe-2S iron-sulfur cluster-binding protein gives MPLLTIENLPGAVLEVPAGATLLTALHGEGFDWMHTCGGRGRCTSCRVQVRAGGACLGPPTAAEERYRAAGRLAFDERLACQARLPAGNVRGRVPVATQLPHQRYDG, from the coding sequence ATGCCCCTGCTGACGATAGAGAACCTGCCCGGTGCGGTGCTGGAAGTACCCGCTGGGGCCACGCTGCTGACCGCCCTGCACGGGGAGGGCTTCGACTGGATGCACACCTGCGGGGGGCGCGGGCGCTGCACTAGCTGCCGGGTGCAGGTCCGGGCCGGGGGCGCCTGCCTGGGGCCCCCCACGGCGGCCGAAGAGCGCTACCGGGCCGCGGGCCGCTTAGCGTTCGACGAGCGTTTGGCCTGCCAGGCGCGGCTGCCGGCGGGCAACGTGCGCGGCCGGGTGCCGGTGGCCACGCAATTGCCTCACCAGCGCTACGACGGCTAG
- the porZ gene encoding type IX secretion system anionic LPS delivery protein PorZ has protein sequence MPRFARLLVVLLLLAPLLGPLGARAQNTAGYGDWQLHLPTNRPLHLADAGNRVYVGTENAFYFIDKTLNTTQTLSSRDGLSDVGVAALAYDSVGHQTVVVYRNNNVDLLGDDGQVRNLPDILRKSIQSDRTIYQAMVSGRRAYLAAAFGVVVLNLDRVEVSDTYSAIGPVGAAVRVYATAVAHDTLFAATSAGLQVARMADNLLDYRSWAVYQPVPVVAGGYEAYRQLSTQSPHVYATVDNGGGTYVFRRAANAWQPVAAPYTTRARQLRSSLRGLLLAGDNYGVYRRDAAGTFQLLSGPAGSGDYVTDAVYSARDGSYYVANYLAGVQRLRAGQAPETFAANGPATGSAYSLLSDAHTGITDVFTGGYTDRYLPFYRREGFYEYTAGQWTNINGALPAAMYPNPFDVSRGARTADGTLYVASYGNGLLEWKGPGQFRAFTEGTPGSLLRRTIDPNDPSYISVRVTDVAPDATGGVWVANQHRQAGVSGLFHFDPAAAAWSAIPYFNGSQNLDRLAIDNLGQVWASEARQGGDGLWVVDPNTSATRKFSLATDPATGSDVILPGIYDVVNDRAGAIWVTTAAGVAVLDDPSGALAGTSTFRLPAVQRGEGSRFPVLYSEVVKSVAVDGANRKWFGTDNGLWLFSADGSEALLHFTTANSPLPTNRINDVAVNDKTGEVWVATDSGVLAYRGGATVTEGTPSCAQVFPNPVRPDFAGLVGIGGLANNALVKITDVAGHLVYATTATGGTVTWNLTDSDGRRVRSGVYLVLTSDANGQNGCVSKVAVLSK, from the coding sequence ATGCCCCGTTTCGCTCGTTTGCTGGTTGTGTTGTTGTTGCTGGCCCCTTTGCTGGGGCCCCTGGGGGCGCGGGCCCAGAACACGGCCGGCTACGGCGATTGGCAGTTGCACCTGCCCACCAACCGGCCCCTGCACCTGGCCGACGCCGGCAACCGCGTGTACGTGGGCACGGAAAATGCCTTTTATTTCATTGACAAAACGCTAAATACCACCCAGACGCTTTCCAGCCGCGACGGCTTGAGCGACGTGGGCGTGGCGGCGCTGGCCTACGACTCGGTGGGCCACCAGACGGTGGTGGTGTACCGCAACAACAACGTGGATTTGTTGGGGGACGACGGCCAGGTGCGCAACCTGCCCGATATTCTGCGCAAAAGTATTCAGAGCGACCGCACCATTTACCAGGCAATGGTGAGCGGGCGGCGGGCGTACCTAGCCGCCGCGTTTGGGGTGGTGGTGCTGAACCTGGACCGGGTGGAGGTGAGCGACACGTACAGTGCCATTGGGCCCGTAGGGGCAGCGGTGCGGGTGTACGCTACGGCCGTGGCCCACGACACGCTGTTCGCGGCCACGTCGGCGGGCTTGCAGGTGGCCCGCATGGCCGATAACCTGCTCGACTACCGCAGCTGGGCCGTATACCAGCCGGTGCCGGTGGTGGCTGGCGGCTACGAAGCCTACCGCCAGCTATCCACTCAGAGCCCCCACGTGTACGCCACGGTGGACAACGGCGGCGGCACCTATGTGTTCCGGCGGGCGGCCAATGCCTGGCAGCCGGTGGCCGCGCCCTACACAACCCGCGCCCGGCAGCTACGCAGTTCACTGCGCGGCCTGCTACTGGCCGGCGATAACTACGGCGTGTACCGGCGCGACGCCGCGGGGACGTTCCAGTTGCTGTCCGGACCGGCCGGCTCGGGCGATTACGTGACGGACGCGGTATACTCGGCGCGGGACGGCAGCTACTACGTGGCCAATTACCTGGCCGGGGTGCAGCGGCTGCGCGCGGGCCAGGCCCCTGAAACCTTCGCCGCCAACGGCCCCGCCACTGGCTCGGCCTACAGCTTGCTGTCCGACGCCCACACGGGCATTACGGATGTTTTCACGGGTGGCTACACCGACCGATACTTGCCGTTTTACCGCCGCGAAGGATTTTATGAGTACACGGCCGGGCAGTGGACCAACATCAACGGGGCCCTGCCGGCGGCCATGTACCCTAACCCGTTTGACGTGTCGCGGGGGGCGCGCACCGCCGATGGCACGCTGTACGTGGCCAGCTACGGCAACGGCTTGCTGGAGTGGAAGGGCCCCGGCCAGTTTCGTGCATTCACGGAAGGCACGCCGGGTAGCCTGTTGCGCCGCACCATCGACCCCAACGACCCCAGCTACATCAGCGTGCGCGTGACGGACGTGGCCCCCGACGCCACCGGCGGCGTGTGGGTGGCCAACCAGCACCGCCAGGCCGGTGTGTCGGGCCTGTTCCATTTCGACCCCGCCGCGGCCGCCTGGAGCGCCATTCCATACTTCAACGGCTCGCAAAACCTGGACCGACTGGCCATCGACAACCTCGGCCAAGTATGGGCCTCGGAAGCCCGCCAGGGTGGCGACGGCCTGTGGGTAGTCGATCCGAATACCAGCGCAACCCGCAAGTTTTCGCTGGCCACGGACCCCGCCACGGGCAGCGACGTGATTCTGCCCGGTATCTACGACGTGGTGAACGACCGGGCGGGGGCTATTTGGGTGACCACGGCGGCGGGCGTGGCCGTGCTCGACGATCCCAGCGGGGCCCTGGCAGGCACTAGCACGTTCCGACTGCCGGCGGTGCAGCGCGGCGAGGGCAGCCGGTTCCCGGTGCTCTACAGCGAAGTGGTGAAGTCGGTGGCCGTGGACGGGGCCAACCGCAAGTGGTTCGGCACCGACAACGGCCTGTGGCTCTTCAGCGCCGACGGTAGCGAGGCCCTGCTTCACTTCACCACCGCCAATAGCCCGCTGCCCACCAACCGCATCAACGATGTGGCCGTGAACGACAAAACCGGCGAAGTGTGGGTGGCCACCGATTCGGGCGTGCTGGCGTACCGCGGCGGGGCCACCGTCACGGAGGGCACTCCTAGCTGCGCCCAGGTATTCCCGAACCCCGTGCGGCCCGATTTCGCGGGCCTGGTGGGCATCGGCGGGCTGGCCAACAACGCGCTGGTGAAAATTACCGACGTGGCCGGCCACCTCGTGTACGCTACCACGGCCACCGGCGGCACCGTCACTTGGAACCTGACCGACTCCGACGGCCGCCGCGTGCGTTCGGGCGTATACCTGGTGCTCACCTCCGACGCCAACGGCCAAAACGGCTGCGTGAGCAAAGTGGCCGTGTTATCGAAATAG
- a CDS encoding FKBP-type peptidyl-prolyl cis-trans isomerase, whose protein sequence is MRSTFRSGRHLALGAGLLGLLFSTAACNKLGGGDFAKTKSGIEYKIFKKVGSKYERRDISGDADPTYKDRVGKFLTAYIDTRTGKDSVLESTRTKFQGALVPLPLQEVKRKGTPEEAFALLTPGDSAVFRFNADSLFKPQGPNPPRPVPPFLKKAGNVVVLHVATRGLIDQAAAMTMQQDLQQKMMAEQQRQMMAFAGDQLKKDDAALQAYAKSKNLTGLKKTPSGIYYQITTPGAGPLAKQGQTVTMKYTGMLLDGKVFDSSDKHPGPPFSFPLGQGKVIPGWDEAVALLNKGSKATFLIPSTLAYGQQGAGADIPANAPLRFDVELVDVK, encoded by the coding sequence ATGCGTTCTACCTTCCGTTCTGGACGGCACCTGGCCCTGGGGGCCGGCTTGCTGGGCCTTCTATTCTCCACCGCGGCCTGCAACAAGCTTGGTGGCGGCGACTTCGCCAAAACGAAATCGGGCATCGAATACAAAATCTTTAAGAAAGTCGGCAGCAAGTACGAGCGGCGCGACATCAGCGGCGACGCCGACCCGACCTATAAAGACCGGGTAGGTAAGTTCCTGACCGCCTACATCGACACCCGCACCGGCAAAGACTCGGTGCTGGAGAGCACCCGCACCAAGTTCCAGGGCGCGTTGGTGCCGCTGCCGTTGCAGGAAGTGAAGCGCAAGGGCACCCCCGAGGAAGCATTTGCTTTGCTGACGCCCGGCGACAGCGCCGTATTCCGCTTCAACGCCGACTCGCTCTTCAAGCCCCAGGGCCCCAACCCGCCCCGCCCCGTGCCCCCCTTTCTGAAGAAGGCCGGCAACGTGGTGGTGTTGCACGTGGCCACCCGCGGCCTCATCGACCAGGCCGCCGCCATGACCATGCAGCAGGACTTGCAGCAGAAAATGATGGCCGAGCAGCAGCGCCAGATGATGGCCTTCGCCGGCGACCAGCTGAAAAAGGACGACGCCGCGCTGCAAGCCTACGCCAAAAGCAAGAACCTGACGGGCCTGAAAAAGACCCCCTCGGGCATTTATTACCAAATCACGACGCCCGGCGCGGGGCCCCTGGCCAAGCAGGGCCAGACGGTGACCATGAAGTACACCGGCATGCTGCTCGACGGCAAGGTATTCGACTCTTCGGACAAGCACCCGGGGCCCCCGTTTTCGTTTCCGCTTGGCCAGGGCAAAGTGATTCCAGGCTGGGACGAGGCCGTGGCGCTGCTCAATAAAGGCAGCAAGGCCACGTTCCTGATTCCGTCGACGCTGGCCTATGGGCAGCAGGGCGCCGGGGCCGACATTCCGGCCAACGCGCCGCTGCGCTTCGACGTGGAGCTAGTCGACGTTAAGTAA
- a CDS encoding nucleoside-diphosphate kinase, whose amino-acid sequence MATNRTFTMIKPDAVLENHIGGILGMMEAGGFRVVELQKIALTAERAGEFYAVHKERPFYQDLVKYMSSGPIVAAVLEKDNAVADFRTLIGATNPAQAAEGTIRKKYAKSIEANAVHGSDSDENAQIEADFFFSK is encoded by the coding sequence ATGGCCACCAACCGCACATTCACAATGATTAAGCCCGACGCCGTTTTAGAAAACCACATCGGTGGCATTCTGGGCATGATGGAGGCCGGCGGCTTCCGCGTCGTGGAGCTCCAGAAAATTGCCCTGACGGCCGAGCGCGCCGGCGAGTTTTACGCCGTGCACAAGGAGCGCCCCTTCTACCAGGACCTGGTGAAGTACATGTCGAGCGGCCCCATCGTGGCCGCTGTACTCGAAAAAGATAACGCTGTGGCCGACTTCCGCACTCTCATCGGAGCCACCAACCCAGCCCAGGCCGCCGAAGGCACCATCCGGAAGAAATACGCCAAGAGCATTGAAGCCAACGCCGTGCACGGCTCCGACTCGGACGAGAATGCCCAAATTGAAGCCGATTTTTTCTTCAGTAAGTAG
- a CDS encoding nucleoside permease, protein MSIKLRLTILSFLQFFIWGAWLITIGAYWFQTKHWSGAQFGAIFSTMGIASIFMPSLMGIVADKWVNAEKLYGVLHLLGGITLCTIPFVTDPGIFFWVILLNMIFYMPTLALSIAVSYSALKSQGLDVVKDYPPIRVWGTIGFIAAMWTVTFLGFEKSANQFYVAAAAALLLGFYSFTLPACPPPSKGASSRSLVDALGLKSFALLRDRKLATFFAFALLLGAALQLTNAYGDTFLHDFDKVPGYRDTLSVQHPAFIMSISQISETLFILAIPFFLRRFGIKQVMLFSMIAWVLRFGLLAYSNPAGGLWMIIMSCIVYGMAFDFFNISGSLFVETQTQPSIRASAQGLFMMMTNGFGAVLGSSVSGIVIQNYFTDAAGNKDWQGIWLAFAAYALVIAVLFVFIFKHKHDPQVAENDYPEPVLSVEQA, encoded by the coding sequence ATGAGCATCAAGCTGCGACTTACTATTCTAAGCTTCCTCCAGTTTTTTATCTGGGGCGCGTGGTTGATTACAATTGGTGCGTACTGGTTTCAAACCAAGCACTGGTCGGGCGCGCAGTTCGGCGCCATCTTTTCCACGATGGGCATCGCCTCTATCTTCATGCCCTCACTCATGGGCATTGTGGCCGACAAATGGGTAAACGCCGAAAAGCTCTACGGCGTGCTGCACCTGCTGGGTGGCATCACCCTCTGCACCATTCCGTTCGTCACTGACCCCGGCATATTCTTCTGGGTAATTTTGCTGAACATGATTTTCTACATGCCCACACTGGCGCTGTCCATCGCCGTGTCGTACTCGGCCCTGAAAAGCCAGGGCCTCGACGTAGTGAAGGACTACCCGCCCATCCGTGTCTGGGGTACCATTGGCTTCATCGCGGCCATGTGGACGGTTACGTTCCTGGGCTTTGAGAAGTCGGCCAACCAGTTTTACGTAGCCGCCGCGGCAGCACTGCTGCTGGGCTTCTACTCCTTCACGCTGCCCGCTTGCCCGCCGCCCTCCAAAGGCGCGTCGAGCCGCTCGCTGGTCGATGCGCTGGGCCTCAAGTCGTTTGCGCTGCTGCGCGACCGCAAGCTGGCAACCTTCTTCGCTTTTGCGCTGCTCCTAGGGGCCGCCCTGCAGCTCACCAATGCCTACGGCGATACCTTTTTGCACGACTTCGACAAAGTGCCCGGCTACCGCGATACGCTCTCGGTGCAGCACCCGGCCTTCATCATGTCGATTTCGCAGATTTCCGAAACGCTATTCATCCTCGCCATTCCGTTCTTTTTGCGGCGCTTTGGCATCAAGCAGGTCATGCTGTTCAGCATGATTGCCTGGGTGTTACGCTTCGGCCTGCTGGCTTACAGCAATCCCGCCGGTGGCCTCTGGATGATTATCATGTCGTGCATCGTGTACGGCATGGCCTTCGATTTCTTCAATATTTCGGGCTCGCTGTTTGTCGAAACCCAGACCCAGCCGAGCATCCGGGCCAGCGCCCAAGGCTTGTTCATGATGATGACCAACGGCTTTGGGGCCGTGCTGGGCAGCTCGGTGAGCGGCATCGTCATCCAGAACTACTTCACCGATGCCGCCGGCAATAAGGACTGGCAAGGCATCTGGCTGGCCTTTGCGGCCTACGCGCTGGTGATTGCGGTGCTGTTCGTGTTCATCTTCAAGCACAAGCACGACCCGCAGGTGGCTGAAAATGACTATCCCGAGCCCGTGCTATCGGTAGAGCAAGCGTAG